Proteins found in one Geomonas subterranea genomic segment:
- a CDS encoding electron transfer flavoprotein subunit beta/FixA family protein, which yields MLVVACIKQVPDTTQVQIDPVTNTLIRDGIPFIINPYDSHALEESLRLKDSHGFKAVALSMGPPNAEATLRKALALGVDRSILISDRAFGGADTLSTSNVLAAAISKLSEQDEVGIVFCGKQTIDGDTAQVGPGIAVRLGYSQLTLVDRIEKIDPLQKTIVVRRKLEGRYEIVEARLPAMITVVRELNRPRYPTVPMRLSSARAQVECWSNEELRLDVNSVGLKGSPTWVSRIFSPERKEGEIIGDGMNDPAGAANLLLDRLIDGDMLAV from the coding sequence ATGTTGGTCGTCGCCTGCATAAAGCAGGTTCCCGATACTACGCAAGTCCAGATAGATCCTGTAACCAATACACTTATCAGGGACGGGATACCGTTCATCATCAACCCCTATGACAGCCACGCCCTAGAGGAGAGCTTGCGCCTCAAGGACAGCCATGGCTTCAAGGCGGTTGCTCTTTCAATGGGACCGCCCAATGCAGAAGCGACGCTACGGAAGGCGCTCGCGCTGGGCGTCGACCGCAGCATCCTCATTTCGGACCGTGCCTTCGGCGGGGCCGATACGCTTTCCACCAGCAATGTCCTGGCCGCCGCCATCAGCAAATTGAGCGAGCAGGATGAAGTGGGCATCGTCTTTTGTGGCAAGCAGACCATAGACGGCGACACCGCGCAGGTGGGACCGGGCATCGCGGTGCGTCTGGGGTACTCTCAGCTGACGCTCGTGGATCGGATCGAGAAGATCGACCCGTTGCAAAAGACGATCGTTGTGCGCCGCAAGCTGGAGGGACGCTACGAGATCGTCGAGGCGCGGCTCCCCGCCATGATCACCGTGGTGCGCGAGTTGAACCGCCCGCGCTACCCGACGGTGCCCATGCGGCTTTCCTCCGCCAGGGCGCAGGTGGAGTGCTGGAGCAACGAAGAGCTGCGGCTGGACGTGAACAGCGTCGGGCTGAAAGGATCGCCCACCTGGGTCAGCCGGATTTTTTCTCCGGAGCGCAAGGAGGGGGAGATCATCGGCGACGGCATGAACGATCCGGCGGGCGCCGCCAACCTGCTGCTCGACCGCCTCATCGACGGCGACATGCTGGCGGTTTAA
- a CDS encoding GNAT family N-acetyltransferase has protein sequence MEFLLQAFPQGCLVKRAGGETLGYVTSLRHDKSGWIGNLLVAPVARRGGIGTELLTGALQALLEAGVETVWLTASAKGVELYKKLGFLPIDSINRWVGEGGAPPSWSPSPRLDHEMLRQVDSAGWGDRRDALLSVACGRGRVICGTYSFVCIQQWEQGTQLGPWGALFEGQAAPLLDLALAAAGGSVFLDVPAGNVAAASLLARKGFSIRGSNTLMYLGARPQYAPKKIFALGSMGSMG, from the coding sequence ATGGAGTTTCTGTTGCAGGCGTTCCCGCAAGGGTGCCTGGTAAAGCGCGCAGGCGGCGAGACGCTGGGGTATGTCACCTCGCTGCGCCACGACAAAAGCGGCTGGATCGGGAACCTTCTGGTGGCGCCGGTGGCGCGCAGGGGGGGCATCGGCACGGAACTTTTGACGGGGGCGTTGCAGGCTCTGCTGGAGGCTGGCGTGGAAACGGTCTGGCTGACCGCTTCGGCGAAAGGAGTCGAGCTGTACAAGAAGCTCGGCTTTCTCCCCATCGACAGCATTAACCGCTGGGTAGGGGAGGGGGGGGCGCCTCCGTCATGGTCACCCTCCCCGCGTCTCGACCATGAGATGCTGCGGCAGGTGGATAGCGCGGGGTGGGGCGACCGGCGCGATGCGCTGTTGAGTGTAGCGTGCGGCAGGGGGCGCGTCATCTGCGGCACTTACTCGTTTGTCTGCATCCAGCAATGGGAACAGGGAACGCAGCTCGGGCCGTGGGGTGCGCTCTTCGAGGGGCAAGCGGCGCCACTACTCGATCTTGCCCTGGCGGCCGCCGGGGGCTCCGTGTTCCTCGATGTTCCCGCCGGTAACGTCGCGGCCGCATCGCTGCTCGCCCGTAAGGGATTCTCTATCAGGGGCAGCAATACACTCATGTACCTCGGCGCCCGTCCCCAATACGCCCCTAAAAAGATATTCGCACTGGGCAGCATGGGTAGCATGGGGTGA
- a CDS encoding radical SAM protein produces MATSCEKMKKIQGHPCFGGNHHKNGRMHLAVAPKCNIKCGYCTRRHDCANESRPGVTSRLLTPEEAIVRVREVMASPVTGPIIKVIGIAGPGDPLFNDETFETFQLVDREFPDLIKCMSTNGLLLPDKMPVLKALGLHSLTVTLNTLDPVVGGQIYSYVHYQGTTYSGSEAGELLVRNQLEGIRQAAELGMTIKINTVLIPGVNDAQIPLISRKVKELGAFVMNIMPLIPQADFAHIEPPSADHLDALRRDNEKTIGQFKHCKQCRADAVGLIGENLQLAVTTAK; encoded by the coding sequence ATGGCAACCTCGTGCGAGAAGATGAAGAAGATTCAAGGCCATCCCTGCTTCGGTGGCAACCACCACAAAAACGGCAGGATGCACCTGGCTGTGGCCCCGAAGTGCAACATCAAGTGCGGCTACTGCACCAGACGTCACGATTGTGCCAACGAATCGCGGCCGGGCGTGACCAGCCGGCTGCTCACGCCGGAGGAGGCGATCGTCAGGGTGCGCGAGGTAATGGCAAGCCCGGTGACGGGACCCATCATCAAGGTGATCGGCATTGCCGGTCCCGGCGATCCACTTTTCAACGACGAGACGTTCGAGACCTTCCAACTGGTGGACCGCGAGTTTCCGGACCTTATCAAGTGCATGAGCACCAACGGGCTGCTGCTGCCGGACAAGATGCCGGTCCTGAAGGCGCTGGGGCTGCACAGCCTGACCGTGACCTTGAACACCCTCGACCCGGTGGTCGGCGGCCAGATCTACTCCTACGTGCATTACCAGGGCACGACCTACAGCGGCAGTGAGGCGGGCGAACTCCTGGTGCGCAACCAGCTCGAAGGGATTCGCCAGGCCGCAGAACTGGGTATGACCATAAAGATCAACACGGTCCTCATCCCTGGTGTCAATGACGCGCAGATACCGCTCATCTCGAGAAAGGTCAAAGAGCTGGGCGCATTCGTCATGAACATCATGCCGCTGATTCCACAGGCCGATTTCGCTCACATCGAGCCTCCTTCCGCGGATCATCTGGACGCGCTGCGCCGCGACAACGAGAAGACCATCGGGCAGTTCAAGCACTGCAAGCAGTGCCGGGCTGACGCGGTGGGGCTGATCGGCGAGAACCTGCAGTTGGCCGTGACAACGGCGAAATGA
- the draG gene encoding ADP-ribosyl-[dinitrogen reductase] hydrolase, translating into MVISSAHRDVISRARGAFIGLAVGDALGAPVEFMTRGEIKDKYGVLKEMVGGGWLRLKPGQVTDDTEMSLCLARAAVKEGAWSLQAAANHLAGWLKSKPVDVGDTCRRGIRNYMLRGVLETPPNEWDGGNGAVMRTLPVALCTVGSDLLLERITLEQAHLTHNHPYSDAASISLGRLLHLALTGRSMLQLRREADQFIATHPSFTFDPYKGLATGYVVDTMQTVFHCFFRSRSFEGCIVDTVNQGGDADTTGAIAGALAGAYYGEEAIPSRWKKKLPRELVVEISALAEQLVCMSPLLQGMTGDERQP; encoded by the coding sequence ATGGTCATTTCTTCTGCACATAGGGACGTTATCAGCCGGGCCCGGGGTGCCTTCATTGGCCTGGCGGTAGGTGATGCGCTCGGGGCACCGGTCGAGTTCATGACCCGTGGGGAAATCAAGGACAAGTACGGTGTGCTGAAGGAGATGGTTGGCGGCGGTTGGCTCAGGTTGAAACCTGGGCAGGTGACCGACGATACGGAGATGTCTCTATGTCTGGCCCGGGCAGCCGTAAAGGAAGGAGCCTGGAGTCTGCAGGCCGCCGCCAATCATCTGGCCGGGTGGCTCAAGTCCAAGCCGGTCGATGTCGGCGACACGTGCCGGCGCGGCATCAGGAATTACATGTTGCGCGGCGTGCTGGAGACCCCTCCCAACGAGTGGGATGGCGGCAATGGAGCGGTAATGCGGACGCTGCCTGTCGCACTCTGCACCGTCGGGAGCGATCTGTTATTGGAGCGAATCACCCTCGAGCAGGCCCACCTCACCCACAACCATCCCTACTCCGATGCAGCCTCGATATCCCTCGGGCGATTGCTGCATTTGGCGCTCACCGGGCGATCGATGCTACAACTGCGCAGGGAAGCAGACCAATTCATCGCCACTCACCCATCCTTTACTTTCGACCCGTACAAAGGGCTTGCTACGGGCTACGTGGTGGACACGATGCAGACGGTCTTTCACTGCTTCTTCCGCTCGCGCTCTTTCGAAGGGTGTATCGTCGATACTGTGAATCAAGGTGGTGACGCAGACACGACCGGTGCCATAGCAGGCGCCCTTGCCGGTGCATATTACGGAGAAGAGGCCATCCCGTCCCGGTGGAAAAAGAAACTTCCCAGGGAGTTGGTTGTTGAAATTTCCGCTCTTGCCGAACAACTGGTGTGCATGTCGCCCTTGTTGCAGGGCATGACCGGTGATGAGCGGCAACCGTAG
- a CDS encoding NAD(+)--dinitrogen-reductase ADP-D-ribosyltransferase → MENSFNHCNLPPWVIASRHFNDNPQPLEIQGVRAVNRFFFDKLDGIAAHDERASVFNDYMSVKFQLHQWQQETATARKSLKNSYLRFLRGWMMDSNSVEGAVLKGWVESRMGLAPTFHNVRISGIHDENYLQYAVDRTKGSARTSAINSQLDLLYEYCQYELAKRYPGRQHLTLYRGTFDRSEYDVLETISKREEIVRLNNLNSFTTDEERAWEFGFIVWEVQVPLAKIFFYSELLPNSILKGEGECLVIGGEYRVKRLMCTV, encoded by the coding sequence ATGGAGAATTCATTCAACCACTGCAACCTCCCCCCCTGGGTCATCGCCTCTCGCCACTTCAACGACAACCCGCAGCCCTTGGAAATCCAGGGGGTACGCGCGGTGAACCGGTTTTTCTTCGACAAGCTTGATGGCATCGCGGCGCACGATGAACGCGCTTCAGTCTTCAACGACTACATGTCGGTGAAGTTCCAGTTGCACCAGTGGCAGCAGGAAACCGCCACGGCACGCAAGAGTCTCAAAAACAGCTACCTCCGTTTCCTCAGGGGGTGGATGATGGACTCGAACTCGGTGGAGGGGGCGGTGCTGAAGGGGTGGGTAGAGAGCAGAATGGGGCTTGCCCCCACTTTCCACAACGTGCGCATCTCCGGGATTCACGACGAAAACTACCTGCAGTACGCAGTAGACCGCACCAAGGGAAGCGCGCGCACCTCCGCCATAAACTCGCAGCTTGACCTGCTCTACGAGTACTGCCAGTACGAGCTCGCCAAACGGTATCCGGGGCGTCAGCATCTCACCTTGTATCGCGGCACCTTCGACCGATCCGAATACGACGTCCTGGAGACGATATCAAAACGGGAAGAGATCGTTCGGCTCAACAACCTTAATTCCTTCACCACCGACGAGGAGCGTGCCTGGGAGTTCGGGTTCATCGTATGGGAGGTGCAGGTCCCACTGGCAAAGATTTTCTTCTACAGCGAGCTTTTGCCCAACTCCATTCTGAAAGGTGAGGGGGAGTGCCTGGTCATCGGCGGTGAGTACCGCGTCAAGCGGCTCATGTGCACGGTGTAG
- a CDS encoding NifB/NifX family molybdenum-iron cluster-binding protein: MLFAVASRDGKEINQHFGHVERFLIYRVEDDAVTFLEERPVEKYCRFDPEHPLRAHTLKDTAVALEGCRAVVCSMIGEAPRMELERLGVEPYVVEGEIEPILKDLVRIL; this comes from the coding sequence ATGTTATTCGCGGTTGCATCCAGGGATGGTAAGGAAATTAATCAGCACTTCGGGCACGTTGAGCGCTTCCTCATTTACCGGGTCGAAGACGACGCAGTTACTTTCCTGGAGGAGCGGCCCGTCGAGAAATACTGCCGTTTCGACCCGGAGCACCCGCTGCGCGCCCACACCTTGAAAGACACCGCCGTCGCCCTCGAGGGGTGTCGCGCCGTGGTCTGTTCCATGATAGGCGAAGCTCCCAGGATGGAACTCGAACGTCTTGGCGTCGAGCCGTACGTGGTCGAAGGCGAGATAGAGCCGATTCTGAAGGATCTTGTCAGGATCTTGTAA